A stretch of Lysinibacillus agricola DNA encodes these proteins:
- a CDS encoding M23 family metallopeptidase has translation MLLCSFTLPNVALAKEELTQEEIVQQRMAYYVQFDELLIPWHFLAAIDQYERNLQSVRKDIPKRDSIIAIQFSDEYWSGALNPVKDDTVPETISYFGGMGLDGNGDGVASPKDDVDIIFSMASFLSKFGTTDEDFKLALWEYYGTEQAVNQIFTISKMYKHFKTTELDAHTFPVPPNYDYSYRGTWGDNRGWGGRRIHEGTDIFASYGTPVLSTSYGVVEVKGWNQFGGWRIGIRDNHNSYHYYAHLGSYHKKIEVGDLVEPGTVLGYVGSSGYGKEGTSGKFPPHLHYGIYKFNGRTEWAFDPYPSLLQWERLAKKAKQNSN, from the coding sequence ATGCTATTATGCAGTTTTACTCTCCCCAACGTTGCTTTAGCAAAGGAAGAACTCACGCAAGAAGAAATTGTGCAGCAACGTATGGCCTATTACGTACAATTTGACGAATTACTAATTCCGTGGCACTTCTTAGCAGCAATTGACCAATATGAACGCAATTTGCAGTCGGTTCGTAAAGATATCCCAAAACGCGATAGTATCATTGCCATTCAATTTTCCGATGAATATTGGTCAGGTGCTTTAAATCCTGTAAAAGATGATACCGTCCCAGAAACAATTAGTTATTTTGGAGGAATGGGGCTAGATGGTAATGGTGATGGAGTTGCCAGTCCAAAGGATGATGTTGATATAATATTCTCCATGGCTAGTTTTTTAAGTAAATTTGGGACAACTGATGAAGACTTTAAATTAGCTTTATGGGAATATTACGGAACTGAGCAAGCCGTAAATCAAATTTTCACCATTTCCAAAATGTATAAACATTTTAAAACAACTGAGCTTGATGCTCACACGTTCCCAGTCCCACCTAATTATGATTACAGTTATCGTGGTACATGGGGAGATAACAGAGGCTGGGGTGGACGCCGTATTCACGAAGGGACAGATATTTTCGCTAGCTATGGTACTCCAGTACTTTCTACTTCTTATGGAGTAGTGGAAGTAAAGGGATGGAACCAATTTGGTGGTTGGCGTATAGGAATTCGAGACAATCATAACTCTTATCATTATTATGCCCATCTTGGTAGCTATCATAAGAAAATTGAAGTTGGAGACCTTGTCGAGCCAGGAACTGTTCTCGGCTATGTTGGCAGCTCTGGCTATGGTAAAGAAGGGACATCCGGAAAATTCCCACCTCATCTTCACTATGGCATCTACAAATTCAATGGACGTACAGAATGGGCATTTGATCCATATCCATCATTATTACAATGGGAACGACTAGCAAAAAAAGCAAAGCAAAACAGTAATTAA